Within Blattabacterium cuenoti, the genomic segment TAAAGAAAGTAGAAGAAATTCATTCTTATACTAAAAAACGAATAGACTCTTTTCCTTCACAAAAAAAATATCCTCAAGATATAGGAATTTCTTCTTATAAAAAAGGAAACTTATCATCTAATCAAAAACAAAATATTTTTAATCAAGCTATTACTTCTTCTCCTTCTTCCAGCAGAAGTAGTAATTTTGTGGAAGAGAAACATAAAAAATATATGATGCTAGAAGATCATTTTGATCTTCCTATTTCTTCGGAAAAAAGAAAGAAACCATTCTTAAAAGATAGAATGAAACATTCTCATCCTCATATGAATAAGAATCATAATTCAGAAACAGAAAATAATAATTCATAAAAAATGAGGATCTTAATAAGAAAAATTAAGAAAATTCTATATGAACCATTCTCCTAGTATTCCCAAAGGGACCAGAGATTTTTCCTCAATGGAGATGAATAAACGAAATTATTTAATTCAAATTATTAGAAATTATTTTGAACTTTTTGGATTCTATTCTATAGAAACACCTTCTTTTGAAAATATTTCCACTCTTATTGGAAAATATGGAGAAGAAGGAGAATATTTAATGTTTAAGTTACTTCATTCAGGAAATTTTTTAAAGAAAAAAATTTCAGACTTTTTTTTAAAAAAAAATAAAGAAACTATTATTGATAGTACAAAATATTTAACGGAACAAATATCCAATAAAGCACTTAGGTATGATTTAACAGTTCCTTTTGTTCGTTATGTAGTCATGCATAAAAATGAAATTCTTTTTCCTTTTAAAAGATATCAAATACAACCTGTATGGCGTGCAGATAAACCACAAAAAGGAAGATTTAGAGAATTTTATCAATGTGATGCGGATATCATAGGGTCTTCTTCTTTATCTTTATGGCAAGAAATAGAATTCATTCAACTTTGCGACAAAATTTTTACGAAATTAAAGTTTCCTATAATCATTCATATTAACCATAGGGATATTTTAGGAGGATTATTGGAAATTTCTGAAATAGAAGATCATTTATGGAAAAATTTTACGACTTCTTTAGATAAATGGAATAAAATAGGAAGAAATTTAGTAAAGAAAGAAATGCTTAAAAAAGGAATTTCATCTGCTTCTTTCGAAAAGATAGCATATTTTTTTGAAATGAAAGAGAATTTTTCAAAAAAAAGGAAACTTTTAAACGTTGCCTTCCAATTTTCTAAAAAAGGAAAAAAAGGAATAGAAGATCTTAGTTTTATTTTTAATAAAATAAAAAACATTTCTTTAAAAAAGACAAAATTAGAATGGAATATTTCTCTAGCCAGAGGAATGAACTATTATACAGGAACAATATTTGAAATATTCCCAACAAATAGTGATGATTCTTATTCTATTGGAGGAGGAGGGAGATATGACCAGTTAGCTAGTTTTTTTGGAATGAAAAACATTTCTGGAGTAGGAGTTTCCTTAGGGTTAGATAGAATTTATTTAGCTATGGAAAAAGAAAATTTATTCCAAACTATTTCTAATTTTCCTTCAAAAGTATTGTTTATTAACTTCGGAGATGAAGAAGTTCTATATGCATATAAAATGATCAATTTTTTGAGAGAAAAAGAAATTTCTACTCAATTGTATCCAAATGCGGTGAGAATCAATAAACAATTTAAATACGCCAACGACAATAATATTCCATTTACTATCAGTATAGGGAAAAATGAAATGGAAAAAAATAAAATAAGAGTAAAAAATATAAAAAAAAGAATAGAAACAGAATATGACAATATAAATGATGTGGCTAAACTGATAAAAAATTCATCAGAATGAACATGTTATATGGTAAAAAAAAAGAAAAACACATCCTCATTCATCAAATACACCATTTATTAATGATAAATAATTTTTTTTGAAACTTTTTTCTTCCAAAGAACATAACCTCCTATAGCCAATAAGAAAAGAAAAATAAATAAAAAACCTGTTAAAAAAAGCCCTTTAAAAAAATAAAGAGGGACAGAAATAATGTTTCCAATTATCCAGAATATCCAACTTTCTACTTTTTTCATAGACATTTGATACATCCCAGAAAAAAAAATACCAGTTGTCAACACATCAACCCAATCAGAATTGGATTGAAGTTTTCCATTATTGAAATAATAATAAACTATTGTACTCAAAATACAAGTAGATACAAACAATAAAGCTGTATAGCAATAATCTTTTTTATCTGAAAAAGATATAGAAAAATTTTTTTCTTTTTTCCTGTATTTCCATACATACCATCCATACAAACTCATTCCTGTATAATATAGATTGATAAGACAATCTCCATAAAGAGAGTTGATAAAAGTTATATAACAGTATATCACTGTACTTCCAATTCCTATTGGATATAACCATATATTATTTTTTTGTGCGAAAATGACACTCAATATACTAAATGTTGCAGCAGAAGATTCTAAAAAAATCTGGAAGAAACTCCTATTTTGATAAGGATATAAAAAAATATGAATCCATTCATTGATCATAACCAAATCAATTTATTTTTTTTATTTATCTATAATATAAACAAGGTAATGCTCATCTATTTTTCTATAAAAAGCAGAAAATCTCTTACTATATGATTTTTTAAGAATCCAACACGATATACAAAAATCTTTGTTTATGCAAAAAGGAGAAACTTTATAATGATCCAAAAAACTTGACGAGAGACCTCCTTCTAATTTATATAAACTTTCTTTGATCCCCCATATAATATGAAGATATTCTTCTTCTTGGTTTGGATGTATAAAAAGAGATTCATCCTCTCTAATAAATTTTTCTTTTACTTTAATTATTTTATTTTTTCTGAATTTTTCTATATCTATTCCTATATGGTAGGAACTAATTGCTATAGCTATTTTTTCAAAAGAATGACTTAATGAAATATACTTTTTTTGAGGAAAAAGAAAAGGTTTTCTTTTCTCATTGTAAAAAAGATTCATAATTCCTATATATCTTAAAGCATAACGAACTCCTAAAAATTCTTTTTTACGTTTTTTTGATAAAGAAAAAAAAATTTTTCTTTCTTTTTCAGAAAGAGTAATTAATTCTTTAGAAAATAGAGTTTCTAAATTGAACCATTTAAAAACGATAATTTTCGTATGAAATTTATTCAGTAGTATCATAAAAATGAGTGATGTCGTAGTAGAAATTCATAAAAATTATTTTCTAATAAGATTAAATCTCGTCATTTTTTGTACTATTGTGAAAATATCAATCTCAAAAAATTGAGAGAAGAACAATCTTTTTTTATGAAAAAAAAAATTTCAAAAGCATTAGAAAATGTTTTTATTACTACTGTTGATAATGAAAAAAAAAATATTATTGAAGCAGGAATAGTAAAAAATATAGATTTTCTTGAAGAAGAAATCATAATTCATCTCCACTTATCTAATCCTACTATGCACATAAAAAAAAAATTAGAAAAAGATATTGACCAATCTATAAAAAAAAATCAGAATGTAAATGATGCAACAAAGATTAAGATAAAAATAGAAACTGTATTATTAGATGCTACTAAAAAAACAATCAATGGGATAAAAAATATAATTGCCGTTGCTTCTGGAAAAGGAGGAGTAGGAAAATCCACAATAGCAACTAATATCGCTGTTTCTTTAGTGAAAATGGGATTTCATGTAGGATTGTTGGATGCAGATATTTATGGACCTTCTATTCCTTTAATGTTTAATATAAAAGAAGATATGATTTCCTCATGTATCGTCATAAAAAATGGAATTCATAAGATGAATCCTATCATTCGTTATGGGGTAAAAATTTTATCTTTAGGTTTTTTTTCAAAATCTGGACAGGCTATTGTTTGGAGGGGGCCTATGGCTACTAAAGCTTTAAGACAATTTATTCATGAAACTGATTGGGGAGGTTTAGATTTTTTAATTGTAGATTTACCTCCAGGAACAGGAGATATCCATTTATCCCTTTCACAAGAAATTCCATTAAAAGGAATTATTATAGTTAGTACTCCTCAAAAAATAGCTTTATCTGATGTCCATAGAACTGTAGGAATGTTTCGGATGAAATCTATTCATGTTCCAATACTTGGAATCATAGAAAATATGTCTTTTTTTTTGAAAAAAAAAGAAGAAAAATGCTTTTTTTTTGGAAAAAATGGAGTAAAAAATTTTTCTAAAAAAATGAATATTTTTTTTCTTGGAGAAATACCTATGATACAAAAAATACGAGAATCCTCTGATTTAGGAATTCCTATTGTTTTAGAAAACAATGAAATAAGAAAAATTTTTGGAAATATTACGAAAAATATAATTGATAAATTATCATAAAAATATATTTATTCAATAAAAAATTAATAACAAAATTTTATAAATTCTTTTACAATTAATATTAGAATAGGGATAGATTTTTCAGTTTCTTGAAAAATGGAATTAGTTTGATATTTTTTATTATGTTGATTCGATAAGCCCATTATAATAATGGAGATAGCAAATACTCGTAAACTCATATATCTAGCTGTAATCACATACGAAATGATATTATTCATTCCAACACTATCTCCACCCATGGATTGTATCATTGCATATTCTGCAGGGGTTTTATAGTTTGGATAAGGAAAAGCAACATATACTCCTTTTTGTATGATAATATTATGATTCATCGCTATATTTTCTGCTATTTCAAGCATTTTTTTATCATATGGTTCTTCTGTAATTCCAAAAAAAGAACTATTCAAATGATGATTTTCTTTTAAAGAAAAAAGAGATTTATCTGGTGGAAAAAGATTGATATGATCTTTAACCAACATGACATCTCCCATTTTGTAATTGGGATTCACTCCTACAGAAATATTGATTAGTATTAATTTATCTATGCCTATATTTTTACACAAGACAACAGGAAAAGTATTTTTCTCCTTTTCTTCATAAGAAGAAGACAAAGAAAAGGGTTCTATTAAAAAAACAACTTTTTTTTCTTCTATCTCTCCGAAAATCAATTCTCCACATAAATTTGAAAAATTTGGAATTTCTTCGTAAGAAATACATATAGGTTTTTTTATTATTTCCTTTACAAGTTTATTAAAAAACTGGCTTCCTAATAATAGAATTCCAAAATCAGGTTTTGTTTTGATTTTATTTTTTATATATATTGTTGATTTTTCTAAAGTCATAAATGAAATTTTTTTTATTTTTTTCTCAAAAAATTATTGACGACATTTTTCCTATCCTAAAGGAAAAGGTAAATAAAAATAAAACAAAGTAAAATTGATTGAAATAAGATATACATTTTTTAGTATTTATGTTTTTTAAATGAGTAGTGAGTTAAGTTATTTTCACAATAGGATAATAGAATAGTAGTTATTGGTTTTTTTTTTTTATCATCGTATAACATTTACTTCTCTAGATAAAACAATCCCTAACTTGTTTTTGATGTCTTTAGTTATTTTTTCTGAAAAAGAATATATATCTATTCCACTCGCCTTTCCATAGTTGACTAAAACTATAGGTTGTTTTTTATAGACTCCCACATCTCCTATTTTTTTTCCTTTCCATCCAGTTAATTGAATCAATGAACTAGCAGATAATTTTACTTTTTTTTTAGAAATAGAATATCCAATAATAGTCGGGTATTTATTTTTCAATTTTTTGAATTCAAAAATTCCTACTATAGGATTCATAAAAAAACTACCAGCATTTCCAATTTTTTTTGGATCGGGAAGTTTTCTTTGTCTAATGTGAAGAATTGCCTTCCTCAAGTCATGAGTATTAGGTTTTTGAATATTCATTTTTTCTAATTCCTTTTGTATTTCAATGGATGATGTATTCAATTCTTGATGTTTTTTTTTTAATAAAAAAAGGACTGATAAAATCAGGAATTTATTTCTGTATTTTTTAAAAAAAGAATGACGGTATTGTAGTTGACATTCTTCACGTGTTAATTCTCTAATTATTCCATTGTCTGTTTCATAGACTTCCACTTTCAATAAAGTATCCTTTATTTCCGTTCCATATGCTCCAATATTTTGAATAGGAGCTGCTCCAACTGTCCCAGGGATAAAAGATAAATTCTCTAACCCACTGAATCCTTTTTTTATAGTCCAATTGACAAATTCATTCCAATTTTCTCCCGCAAAAGCTTTCACTATTACTTGATCGTTGTTTTCCTGAATGATATTTTTTCCTTTTATTCCCATTTTTATTACTAGTCCCTGATAAAAATTTTTTAAAAAAAGAATATTACTTCCATTCCCCAAAAAAAATTTTGGAATAGATGGATATTTACAAAAAGTTTCTTGGATATCTTCTATCCCTTTCACATTTACAAAATAATGCGCATACACATTGATTCCAAATGTATTAAACTTTTTTAAAGAAAAATTTTTTTTAATATTTAACATGCATATAAACATTTTTATAAAAAAAATAAATAAAGACAATTTTGTACGTAAATATTGTATGATTAAATTTATCAATTAATATAAAATTGTTTTTCTTTATGAAAATGAAAAAAGTAGGAAGTTTTTTTTGGGGAGTCATCCTAGGAACAATGGCAGGGTTCGTCGTTGGAATTCTGTTAGCTCCAAAAAAAGAGAAAGAGTCTAAAATTAGAAATATATTAGGAAAAAAAACTGAAGAATTGATAGAAAATTTACAAAATATAAGCAAAAAAATAGGAAATCAAGTTGATCAAATCAAATCAAATTTTGAAAAAAAATGGAGCAAAAATAAAATTGATAAAATGGATAAAGTAGAAGATGAATTGGGGACTTAATAAGTGTTTCTTTTTTATCCTATTTAAAAATTTTTTCAATAAAAAGTTGACATTTTTTAAAAAAAAAGCAATAAAACTGTTCGTCTCCATCATGACAGAAATTTTTTTAAATTTCCTTTTACTTATGTTTTTCATAATTATCCTTTTTGTAGGAAGTTTTTCTTTATCTTTTTTCTTATCCTATTATTTTGGAAATTATGTTGTAGGGTTTGGAGTTATAACTATTTTATATCTTTTTATTTTTCTATTTTTATTTTTTTTCTGTAAAAATATTATACGTATTTGTATAAAAAATTCATTAAAAAAATCAATATTTAAATTTTTTGATCCAAAATAAAAACTCATGAAGAAATCAGAAGTGATTTATGGGATTCATCCCCTGATAGAAGCAATTCAATCTAATAAAAAAACTATTAGTAAACTTTTTTTTCAAAAAGGACAACAACCAAAATCTAATACTTATAAAAAATTAATAAATCTTTCCAAAAAAAAAAATATTCCAATTCAAATTGGAACAAAAAAAAAATTTTCTCAATTGAGAAATAAAAATCATCAAGGAGTTTTTGGAATTTTATCTCCAATAGCCACTTATCATATAGAAGATTTACTTCCTATGTTTTATGAAAAAAGAAAAAACCCTCTTTTGCTCATTTTAGATCGTATTACTGATGTTAGAAATTTTGGATCTATCATTCGTACTGCTGCATGCGCAGGAACAGATGCTATCATTATTCCAAAAAAAAATACAGCATTAATAGGATCTGATTCTATCAAAACTTCCTCAGGAGCTTTATTTAAAATTCCAATATGTAAAGAGAAAAATATTCATAACACAATAGAATATTTAATGTCCTACGGATTAAAAATTGTTTCTGCTACAACAGAAAAAGAGAAATCTAGTATCTATTATAATGTTGATTTTTCAGGACCGATAGCACTAATCCTAGGAAATGAAAAAAATGGAATTTGCAAAAAATATTTAGAACTTTCTTCAGAAAAAGCAAAAATACCAGCAGTAAAGAAAGGAATATCATCTTTAAATGTATCTGTCGCTTGTGGAATTCTTTTATATGAAATCTTTAGACAAAGACATTTTTTATAAATTTAAAAATCATTTTGAAATTGTTTTAAAAAACGAATATCGTTTTCGAAACAAATTCGAATATCATCTATTTGATAAATTAGTAGAGCGAGTCTCTCTATGCCCATTCCAAAAGCAAATCCAGAATAAATTTCTGAGTTAATGTGAACGTTTTTCAAAACTTGTGGATCTATCATTCCACAACCCATTACTTCTAACCATCCTGTCTTATCATCACGATAGATATCCACTTCAGCACTAGGTTCTGTAAATGGAAAATACGAAGGACGAAATCGTATTTTGACTGATTTTCCAAAAAGAGAATTTATCAAATATTGAATGATTTTTTTTAGGTCTAAAAAAGATACTTTTTTATCTATATAAAATCCTTCTGCTTGATGAAACATAAAATTTGAATGAGATGAAATTGTTTCATTTCTATACACTTTCCCTATAGATAAAACACGAAAAGGAGGCTTATGTTTTTTCATATATCGTATTTGCACAGAGGAAGTATGTGTTCTTAACAAAATTTCTGGATTTTTACATAAAAAAAATGTGTCCTGCATCTCTCTAGATGGATGATCTACAGGAATATTTAAAGCTGTGAAATTGTGCCAGTCATTTTCTATTTCAGGTCCCTCAACATAAGAAAAACCAATCATTTTAAAGATGTCTAGAATCCTATTTTTTACAATAGATATGGGATGTAAAGACCCTATTTCTAGAGATTTTCCTGGAATTGTAGGATCGAATTTTAAGGTTTTTTTATTTTCTATGAGGTTTATTTTTTGAAAATGAAGTATTTTATCTTGAACATTTTTTTTTAATTCATTGATAATTTTTCCAATATTTTTTCTATTTTCATGTGGAATTTCTTTTAATTTTTTAAATAAAAAAGTTAAAATTCCCTTTTTTTTACCAAGAAATTTAATTCTAAAAAATTCTAAATCATTAGATGTTTTAGCTTGAAAACACTTGATCTCCTCTCTTATTTGATCCATCTCTTTTTGATCCATAAAATTTTTATTACATTATAATTTCGTCAATAATTTTTTCGTCCTTCATATAACGAATGATAGCTTCTTTAATAAAAAAAGATTGTTCTTCTTGATTGAAGAATGGAATATTTTTTATCAATAAATAATGAGGCCATCCTTCTCTATCTCTTCCAATAAAAACATAATAACCAAAAGGTTCTAAAATTCTACATATTGCAATATGCAAAATATTGATTTTATCTTCTCTACTGAAAAATATATTTTGACCTTTGCCTAGTTCTTGAATTCCTATCAAATAAATAATTCCAATGAGATCAATTTTTCCCTCTATGCAAAAATGATTTCGTATGTATAAAATAACTTTATTCCAATTGAAATGAAATTTTTGTATAAATTCTTTTTTCATTTTACTAAAAACTAAAAATAAAATAGTTATTATTTATGACTGTTTCAGATATTATGATTATAATTACAATTTTATATGGTGGATATCAAGGATTTAGAAAAGGGTTTCTTTCTCAGCTATTTTTAGCTATGATATTTTTTATTCTGATTTACAAAGGAGTAGATTTATTTAATTTTTCTTCCAATGTCTTAATAAAGACAGTCAATATAAGAAATAAAGAACCTATTTTGACAGGATATTCTCTAGTCATTTCATTTTTTATGATAACGATTATAGCTTTTTTAATAAAAAAAATCATAGAATTTTTTTTATCCATTACATGGATGAATCCCATTGATAAATGGATGGGTGGGATCCTAGGCATGATTAAATATTTTTTTTATCTATCAATATGTCTTTTTTTTATTAAAGAAACAAATAAAAAAATAGATTTAGTTCCTGATAATTTTCTTAAAAACTCTTTTGAAAAAGAATTTCAATATTTTTTCTCTATCTATAAGAAAGGTCCACTCTTTTTTTTTAGAAAATTGGAAGAATTATACTTCTTATTTTCAAATTGGATCAAAAAATGATAAAATGGATAGGAAAAAAATAAATGAATCTAAGAAGAATCAGAGGAGGACTAGGAAGAAATCAGATGATATAAAAATATGATTATGTATGAAAAAAGAGAGTCTAAAAAAAACGTT encodes:
- the hisS gene encoding histidine--tRNA ligase, yielding MNHSPSIPKGTRDFSSMEMNKRNYLIQIIRNYFELFGFYSIETPSFENISTLIGKYGEEGEYLMFKLLHSGNFLKKKISDFFLKKNKETIIDSTKYLTEQISNKALRYDLTVPFVRYVVMHKNEILFPFKRYQIQPVWRADKPQKGRFREFYQCDADIIGSSSLSLWQEIEFIQLCDKIFTKLKFPIIIHINHRDILGGLLEISEIEDHLWKNFTTSLDKWNKIGRNLVKKEMLKKGISSASFEKIAYFFEMKENFSKKRKLLNVAFQFSKKGKKGIEDLSFIFNKIKNISLKKTKLEWNISLARGMNYYTGTIFEIFPTNSDDSYSIGGGGRYDQLASFFGMKNISGVGVSLGLDRIYLAMEKENLFQTISNFPSKVLFINFGDEEVLYAYKMINFLREKEISTQLYPNAVRINKQFKYANDNNIPFTISIGKNEMEKNKIRVKNIKKRIETEYDNINDVAKLIKNSSE
- the pnuC gene encoding nicotinamide riboside transporter PnuC — its product is MINEWIHIFLYPYQNRSFFQIFLESSAATFSILSVIFAQKNNIWLYPIGIGSTVIYCYITFINSLYGDCLINLYYTGMSLYGWYVWKYRKKEKNFSISFSDKKDYCYTALLFVSTCILSTIVYYYFNNGKLQSNSDWVDVLTTGIFFSGMYQMSMKKVESWIFWIIGNIISVPLYFFKGLFLTGFLFIFLFLLAIGGYVLWKKKVSKKIIYH
- a CDS encoding 4'-phosphopantetheinyl transferase family protein, whose protein sequence is MILLNKFHTKIIVFKWFNLETLFSKELITLSEKERKIFFSLSKKRKKEFLGVRYALRYIGIMNLFYNEKRKPFLFPQKKYISLSHSFEKIAIAISSYHIGIDIEKFRKNKIIKVKEKFIREDESLFIHPNQEEEYLHIIWGIKESLYKLEGGLSSSFLDHYKVSPFCINKDFCISCWILKKSYSKRFSAFYRKIDEHYLVYIIDK
- a CDS encoding Mrp/NBP35 family ATP-binding protein, which gives rise to MKKKISKALENVFITTVDNEKKNIIEAGIVKNIDFLEEEIIIHLHLSNPTMHIKKKLEKDIDQSIKKNQNVNDATKIKIKIETVLLDATKKTINGIKNIIAVASGKGGVGKSTIATNIAVSLVKMGFHVGLLDADIYGPSIPLMFNIKEDMISSCIVIKNGIHKMNPIIRYGVKILSLGFFSKSGQAIVWRGPMATKALRQFIHETDWGGLDFLIVDLPPGTGDIHLSLSQEIPLKGIIIVSTPQKIALSDVHRTVGMFRMKSIHVPILGIIENMSFFLKKKEEKCFFFGKNGVKNFSKKMNIFFLGEIPMIQKIRESSDLGIPIVLENNEIRKIFGNITKNIIDKLS
- a CDS encoding purine-nucleoside phosphorylase, translated to MTLEKSTIYIKNKIKTKPDFGILLLGSQFFNKLVKEIIKKPICISYEEIPNFSNLCGELIFGEIEEKKVVFLIEPFSLSSSYEEKEKNTFPVVLCKNIGIDKLILINISVGVNPNYKMGDVMLVKDHINLFPPDKSLFSLKENHHLNSSFFGITEEPYDKKMLEIAENIAMNHNIIIQKGVYVAFPYPNYKTPAEYAMIQSMGGDSVGMNNIISYVITARYMSLRVFAISIIIMGLSNQHNKKYQTNSIFQETEKSIPILILIVKEFIKFCY
- the murB gene encoding UDP-N-acetylmuramate dehydrogenase, which produces MLNIKKNFSLKKFNTFGINVYAHYFVNVKGIEDIQETFCKYPSIPKFFLGNGSNILFLKNFYQGLVIKMGIKGKNIIQENNDQVIVKAFAGENWNEFVNWTIKKGFSGLENLSFIPGTVGAAPIQNIGAYGTEIKDTLLKVEVYETDNGIIRELTREECQLQYRHSFFKKYRNKFLILSVLFLLKKKHQELNTSSIEIQKELEKMNIQKPNTHDLRKAILHIRQRKLPDPKKIGNAGSFFMNPIVGIFEFKKLKNKYPTIIGYSISKKKVKLSASSLIQLTGWKGKKIGDVGVYKKQPIVLVNYGKASGIDIYSFSEKITKDIKNKLGIVLSREVNVIR
- a CDS encoding YtxH domain-containing protein, which gives rise to MKMKKVGSFFWGVILGTMAGFVVGILLAPKKEKESKIRNILGKKTEELIENLQNISKKIGNQVDQIKSNFEKKWSKNKIDKMDKVEDELGT
- the rlmB gene encoding 23S rRNA (guanosine(2251)-2'-O)-methyltransferase RlmB, yielding MKKSEVIYGIHPLIEAIQSNKKTISKLFFQKGQQPKSNTYKKLINLSKKKNIPIQIGTKKKFSQLRNKNHQGVFGILSPIATYHIEDLLPMFYEKRKNPLLLILDRITDVRNFGSIIRTAACAGTDAIIIPKKNTALIGSDSIKTSSGALFKIPICKEKNIHNTIEYLMSYGLKIVSATTEKEKSSIYYNVDFSGPIALILGNEKNGICKKYLELSSEKAKIPAVKKGISSLNVSVACGILLYEIFRQRHFL
- the pheS gene encoding phenylalanine--tRNA ligase subunit alpha, whose product is MDQKEMDQIREEIKCFQAKTSNDLEFFRIKFLGKKKGILTFLFKKLKEIPHENRKNIGKIINELKKNVQDKILHFQKINLIENKKTLKFDPTIPGKSLEIGSLHPISIVKNRILDIFKMIGFSYVEGPEIENDWHNFTALNIPVDHPSREMQDTFFLCKNPEILLRTHTSSVQIRYMKKHKPPFRVLSIGKVYRNETISSHSNFMFHQAEGFYIDKKVSFLDLKKIIQYLINSLFGKSVKIRFRPSYFPFTEPSAEVDIYRDDKTGWLEVMGCGMIDPQVLKNVHINSEIYSGFAFGMGIERLALLIYQIDDIRICFENDIRFLKQFQNDF
- a CDS encoding CvpA family protein, whose translation is MTVSDIMIIITILYGGYQGFRKGFLSQLFLAMIFFILIYKGVDLFNFSSNVLIKTVNIRNKEPILTGYSLVISFFMITIIAFLIKKIIEFFLSITWMNPIDKWMGGILGMIKYFFYLSICLFFIKETNKKIDLVPDNFLKNSFEKEFQYFFSIYKKGPLFFFRKLEELYFLFSNWIKK